CATAAATCTGCCGTCTTTTATGACTCAGCTCCCGCACCAGTCGCTCAATACATTCGTCCGCCGTCTCTTTCTCTTTAGTGAAATGAACCTCTAGCTGATTCTGGGCAAAAGATTTACCGAGCCCTGGTACCCGGTAGGCATCAAAGATGGCAATGGTCCTAATCCCGGAGAATGCTTGATAATCGGCCAGCCTCTCCAGTAACCGATCGCGAGCTTCCTGCAGCCCGATTCTAGACAATGCCGCAAGCTCTGGCCATCCCCCGATCATATTATAACCATCTACCAGAAGTACGTCGCGCATTTCGCGCACTGTATCTATCCCTCGGCGCGACGTCTGCGCAATACTTCGTACATCACAACGCCCGCAGCAACTGAGGCGTTCAAGGAGTTAAGACGTCCAGTCATCGGAAGTTTGAGAAGCACATCACATTTTTCACGAATCAAACGACCCATTCCTTTATTCTCATTACCAATTACAATCGCTACGGGGCCAGTAAGTACATTGCCGCCTCTTTCATACATCTCATCTTTCGTATCGACATCTGTGCCAACAACCCAGACACCCGCTTCTTTCAGTTCATCAATGCATTGTGCCAGATTTGTTACCCTAGCAACGGGTACATACTCTACCGCTCCTGCTGATGTCTTCGACACCGTTGCGGTTACTGCAGCGGAACGTCGTTTCGGAATAATTACACCATGAACTCCCGTACATTCTGCTGTCCGCAAAATGGAGCCTAGGTTATGTGGATCCTCAATCTCATCCAAGATGAGAAGAAAAGGAGGTTGTCCTTGTTCAGTGGCCTTGGCCAACAAATCTTCAACGCTTGCGTAGGCATAAGGTGCAGCTTGCGCCACGACTCCTTGATGCTGCACATCAGGAACCAATTGATCGAGCTTACGCTTATCGACAAATTGAACGATAATCCCTTGCTTCTTAGCCTCTGCCAAAATCGGCTGGGTTAAGTGCTTTTGAGCACCTTCAGCAACCCATATTTTATTAATTGTACGTCCCGCTCGTAGCGCTTCAAGTATTGAGTGCTTACCAGCGATCCATTCTTGATCCTCCATGTGTTTCCTCCTGCGATAGATCTGATAGGGATATCCCACATCGAATCTCTCTTGTATTGTATTCTTGCCGATATATCTTAAGTGTACATCAAAATTTTACGGTTACGCCTGATCCTCGTTTTCTAAAAGGTCAAAACCAGAAGAAATAAGATCACGAAGACGATCATGTGCACCCGTATAATATAAGTAACCAACTAAGCTCTCAAATGCTGTTGCATGCCTATAATCAATTACGTTCGCATTCTTGGGTACCCCTGATTTGGCATTACGTCCTTGACGCACAACATCCTTCTCGTCCTCTGTAAGCTTGGGCTCGATCAAGCTGAGTAGCTTGGCCTGCGCCTTAGCCGAGACATACTTCGTCGACTGTCCATGCAGGTGGTGCGGCCGCAAATTAGGCCGCGCCATGACCCGCTGTCTCACAGCAACTTCAAAAATAGCATCCCCAATATAAGCAAGCGCAAGTGGTGGCAGTAATCGAGCTGGCTTAGATGGTACCTCTGGGAACCATAACGGCGAATTATTATCTAGATTTTCACTACCATTACTCATTTACGGCGCCATCTCATTCCTTGCGGCGTATCTTCGAGCAGAATTCCCTGTGCATCCAGTAAATCGCGGATTTCATCCGCACGGGCCCAATTTTTAGATTTCCGAGCTTCGCTACGCTCTGCAATTAGATTCTCGATATCTTGATCCAATAAATCGGGCTCAACATCGGCAACAATGCGCAAGATACCGTTCATTTCTGCAAACAATTCTTGAGCCGCTTCAAGATCGGCACGATTCACATTAGGTTGCTGCAGCAGTGTATTCACTTCGGTTACCCATTCAAAAATCGCCGTAATGGCATCTGGCGTATTGAAGTCATCCTGCATTTTAGCATGAAATGTCGTCCCAATATGATTCATCTTGGCTTCCCATTCCGGCGTAACTTCACCGTTTCCTGAGACTGCCGTCTCTAGTCGATGCCGAAGATTACCTACTGCAATAGTAATCCGTTCAACGCTACGTTCAGCTTGTTCCATCGTATCATCTGTGAAATTAAGCTGATTACGATAATGCGTGGTTAGCATAAAATAGCGCAGCGCCTCACGCTTATAGTTGCTACGCAAATCTTTGACAAGCACTCCGTTGCCCAGCGATTTCGACATTTTCTCGCCATCGATATTAATATATCCATTGTGCATCCAATATCTCGCTAGTGGCTTACCTGTCACCACCTCAGATTGGGCGATTTCACACTCGTGGTGTGGGAACTGTAGATCCTGTCCCCCCCCATGAATATCGATTGTATCGCCAAGGAGATGACGAGACATCGCAGAGCACTCAATATGCCAGCCTGGCCGACCTTCGCCCCAAGGGCTGCTCCAACGAATTTCACCTGGTTTGGCGGCCTTCCACAACACGAAATCTTCAGGGTTTTCTTTACGCTCATCTACATCGATCCGTATACCAAATTGTAATTCACCGATGTTCTGCCCAGACAACTTACCGTAACTCTCAAATTTGTTCGTGCGGAAGAACACATCCCCGCCATTCTCATATGCAAAGCCCTTACGTTCGAGGTCTTCTATAAACTCAATAATAATCCCCATATTGTCCGTTACCCGAGGATTCGCGGTAGCACGTGGGATGCCGAGACCTTCCAGATCTGCGTAGTAAGCCGCAATAAAAGTCTCTGCAACCTCAGGCACAGTGGTATTCATCTCTTCCGCTTTACGGATCAGCTTGTCATCTACATCTGTAAAGTTGACGACATAATTGACTTCGTATTTCTGATTCTCTAGATAGCTCCGCACGATATCAAAGAAAATCATGGGCCGTGCATTACCAATATGGATATAACCATATACGGTTGGACCGCAGACATAAACACTAGCTTTCCCTGGATCTTGGCTTACGAATTCCTCTTTTTGTCGCGTCAACGTGTTGTAAATTTGTATTGCCATACTCACTTTCCTTTCAATAATTTATTTACCCGAGAAAGTTACTCCTTCGAAAATGGTACTCCTTGTAATTGCTGTTTCAAACCCTCAATTTCCAACTGAAGTCCTTCAATCTCACGCTGCAGAAGTCCCATTGCATCCACTACGGGATCCGGCATTTGATGGCTTAACCGATCCAGACGTTTTCCACCCTGACGAACGATTTTACCAGGAATACCTACCACCGTACTATTAAAAGGTATTTCCTTCAGTACAACTGAATTTGCTCCAATGTTGCACTGATCCTCTATTTTAAAAGAGCCCAAAACCTTTGCTCCAGATCCGATGACTACATTGTTTCCAATAGTCGGATGTCGTTTTCCTTTTTCCTTACCACTTCCGCCCAAGGTTACCCCCTGATAGATAACCACATCATCACCGATTTCGCAAGTTTCACCGATGACAACTCCCATACCATGATCAATAAACAACCGATTACCGATTTTGGCTCCAGGATGAATTTCGATTCCGGTAAAAAAACGGCTAACCTGAGAGATAACACGCGCAATCGTAAACCAGCGATGCCGATAAAAATAGTGTGCCATCCGGTGACTCCATATCGCATGCAGTCCAGAATAAGTGAAGATCACCTCAAACCTACTTCTTGCGGCCGGATCATTATCAAATACTGCCTGAATATCAGACCTCATTCTCTTAAACATCGTACTTCCCCCCCTTGTTCTCTCCACTACCGGTTGGCACTTGATCTATTCTCTAAATTCAACAAAAATAGCGCCCCTGTAGCTTTCGCTACAGAGACGCTAAATAGCGCGGTTCCACTCTGCTTGGATGCCTCCATCCATATACCGCTCATTAAATAGCGTTGGATATAGACCATCCCCCTTGGTGTCCTTAACGCAGACAAAACGTCAGGATCTACCTACGCCCTTACAGCGCGCTCAATCCCACAGCTCCCGGGTGCATTTCCGCCCCCTGTATTTGGATAACTTGCAGCCTAGAACATAACTAACTGTTCCGGTTATCCTCTCTGTAAAATACAGAAACTTGCGTACTTCTCCCGATCTATGCTTTTATTACCTGTTATATTGTATTGAAAAAAACAATCTCTGTGCTTATCTTACCCACAATCAGTAAAACTGACAAGAAATGTTTTAGCCTTCCAACTGACTAATTTGCAATGCAAGGCGTTCCATCGTAACTTCCTGTCCAAGTAGATAAATGGTCTTGTTCAAATCACGTCCGTGCATTTGTCCTGTTAAGGCTACGCGAATTGGCATGAACAAACCCTTCCCTTTGAATCCTGTTTCCTTCTGAACTTCTTTAATCGCTGCCGCAATATTCTCTGCTGTAAATGGAGCCAATTCTTTCACCTTATTCAGGAAAGCACTTAACACGACCGGAACCTGTGTTTCTGATAATACAGTCTTTGCTTCTTCATCCAGCTCCAAATGAGTGCGGAAGAATAAGTCGGACAATTCAACGATGTCAGATGCCGATGTCATTTGCTCCTGATATAGAGCAACCAAAGTATTCGCCCAATCCTCCTGCTCTGGTGTCAGAACGCTTGGTAAGAGCGATGCTTTCTGCAAGTGGGGAATTGCCAATTTGGCAATTCGCTCAGGGTCAGCATTCTTGATGTAATGGTTGTTCAAATGAGCCAATTTCTGTTTATCAAACAAAGCAGGACTTCTCGATAAGCGATTGGCATCAAATATTGAAATCAGTTCTTCCTTCGTGAAGAATTCTTCTTCTCCCGTCGGTGACCAGCCAAGTAGTGCAATGAAATTAAACATCGCTTCAGGTAAATAACCTAACTCGTCATATTGTTCAATAAACTGAATGACCGATTCGTCACGTTTACTCAGCTTCTTGTGATTGTCTCCGACAATTAGGGTCATATGTCCAAAAATCGGTGGTTCCCAGCCAAGTGCGTCATAAATCATCAACTGTCGTGGTGTGTTGGATACATGGTCTTCTCCACGTAACACATGTGTTATTTTCATCAAATGATCATCTAGTGCTACCGCAAAGTTATAAGTTGGAATGCCATCCTTCTTCACGATAACAAAGTCACCACTTACGTCCGACTCAAATGAGATCGGACCCTTTACAAGATCATCAAACGTGAAGGTACGTCCTTCTGGTACCCGAAAACGGATACTTGCTTGTCTACCTTCAGCTTCAAACGCTGCACACTGTTCCGGTGTCAAATTCCGATGTTTACCGGAATAGCGCGGCATCTCACCACGGGCAATTTGTTCCTCACGTTCCTGTTCCAATTCTTCTTCCGTACAATAACAACGATAAGCTAATCCACGGTCCAATAAATCCTGCCAATACTGACGATATAGATCCAGACGTTCCGTTTGACGGTAAGGGCCATATTCACCGCCTACATCAACACTTTCATCCCACTCCATACCAAGCCATTTAAGATACTTGAATTGATTCTCTTCTCCGCCTTCAACATTACGTTTTACATCCGTATCTTCGATACGAATAATAAATTTTCCGCCATGATGCTTAGCAAATAAATAATTGAAGAGCGCTGTTCTTGCATTGCCGATATGTAAGTGTCCCGTCGGACTCGGCGCGTAACGCACGCGAACTTCCGTCATGACAATCCCTCCTAAAAGTTTTGTAAGCATATGATTCCATGTTTATTCTTCGAACAAAACTTGCTTCGTAAGCATACGCTTAGTTATAATCCAATCTTATGATGATAGCACATCTGCGATAAGGCATACAATACATTGGGAAGCGATACCTTCGCCCCGCCCAGTAAAACCAAGTTGTTCGGTCGTTGTTGCTTTTACATTAACTTTCTGTGGCTGTGATTCCAGGGCACCAGCAATAATTTCAACCATTTGCGGAATATAAGGTGCCATTTTCGGACGTTGGGCAATAATTGTTGCGTCAAGATTGCCTAGACGATATCCTCGTTCTTTCGCCATGACCCACACTTGCTCAAGTAACTTTAAGCTGTCCGCATCTTTGAAGTTAGGGTCCGTATCCGGAAAATGCCGTCCGATATCACCCAAGCCAAGTGCTCCCAAGATCGCATCACTCACTGCATGTAACAACACGTCAGCATCGGAATGCCCCATTAACCCTTTCTCAAATGGAATCGTTACCCCCCCGATAATACAAGGTCTGCCCTCCACTAATTCATGTACATCAAAGCCTTGTCCTACGGTAATCATGTCATGTCCTCTCCCTTTTGTTCTTTCTTCATACGAACAAATTCCGCATAATCCAAATCGTCTGGTGTTGTGATTTTGATATTGGTATAGCTACCTTCCACCACCATCACGGGGATACCAAGTCGTTCAATTAGCATCGAATCGTCCGTACCTGTAAATCCTTCTGCCTCCGCCATCCCATGAGCTCGTATAAGATCGGAACGTCGAAAAGCCTGCGGCGTTTGAATCGCCCACAAGCTACGACGGTCAGGTGTAGCCGTGACCCAGCCTTGTCCATCAACTTGTTTCACCGTATCTTTAACAGGCACTGCTAAAACCGACGCCCCATGATTTACCGCCGCTTCATAGCACGAGGTCACCTGTTGTTCCGTGACAAAAGGGCGAACGCCGTCATGCACCAGTACCCAAGGTGTGCTAATATGAAGCAGCCCTTGATATACCGAGTGCTGACGCTCGGCGCCGCCCGGAATAACTTTTATTTTTTTAGTGATTCCATACTCATGAATCCATGACAAACAGCGCTCTACATCCTGCGCTCCCGTCACTAATACAATTTCGGTAATCAATGGATGGCGTTCGAACACCTCCAGCGTATGGATGACGATCGGCTTGTCCTGTAGCATAAGATACTGTTTGGACTCTTTGCTTCCCATGCGGGTGCCTCGGCCTGCCGCCACCACAATAACTCCTGTTCCCGTGTTCAATTCTGTCACCATGTATCCCTGCCTTACCCTGCCTGAATTATACGTGGACTATGAATCAATTCCAAGCTCCCACGCATTTATACCCATCATACCGAATTTACTGGGCTTTTTCCAACAGTTTTGGTTTGGCAAAGATCATACGACCTGCAGATGTCTGCAATACGCTAGTTACGAGTACCTCTGTAATGCTCCCGATATAGTCACGACCGCCCTCAACTACGATCATGGTTCCATCATCCAAGTAGGCCACACCTTGTCCGTGTTCCTTCCCATCCTTGATCACTTGTACCATGATTTCCTCACCTGGTAGAACGACTGGCTTAACTGCATTGGCCAGATCGTTGATATTCAGCACAGAAACCCCTTGTAACTCACATACCTTGTTAAGGTTAAAGTCATTCGTAACCACTTTCCCTTGCAGCACTTTAGCTAGTTTGACCAGTTTGCTATCAACTTCAGATATCTCCTCAAAATCTCCTTCATAGATCATGACTTGGACATCAAGTTCCTTCTGAATTTTGTTCAAAATATCTAAACCCCTACGTCCTCTATTACGTTTGAGTAAGTCTGAGGAATCAGCAATATGCTGTAGTTCTTCCAACACAAATTCAGGGATAACAATGGTACCTTCAATAAATCCTGTTTTGCAGATATCCGCAATCCGACCATCGATGATGACACTCGTGTCCAAAATCTTGTGTTCCTCAAGCCGTCGCTCTTTCCCCTCTGCCCCACTTCCCCATTTTCCCGATTTCCAAAATGAAGATAGCTCTTCTTTCTTCTCTAATCCTACAGTCAGTCCTATATAGCCAAGCAATGCTGAAATGGCGAATTTCGCGAAGCTCTCCATGGGACCAAGTAAGGATAAAACCGGGTAAATCATTAAAGAAAGAAGTAGTCCTGCTGTCAGTCCGGCTGATCCGGCTGCCATTTCATTCATCGGAATCACTGCTAATGCTTCGACCAGCTTTCTTATTCGCGCAGAAAAAGCACCTACGCCTATAGAGAACAAGAATAAGAACAGAAATGCTCCGGTTGCCGCCAATATCAAGTGACTTAATGCCGGACTCATTCCAACAAACCAAGTCCGCAGCGGCTGTGGGAAGAAGTCGATCATTCCGCTTACCGTATAACCGAACCAAGCTCCACAGAGCACAACCACACTAAGCAAACCTTTTTTCATCATTGTTTCTCTTCACCTCCTAATAAAATTGTTATTCACTATTCGGGTACCTCTTTAACAAGTATGGTCCAATTTTTGGAAACGTAATCGGCTGATTAGGAACTTTTTTCGAGCACTAAATATAGACTTAGGATTAAAAGCTCGCACGCTATGAGGGATTTCTTGTTGATAAGAGGGGAATTTGTGGCATATAATGTATACAATTCTTAATATTGAGGTGGATGGAAAATGAACACATCAAGTCTTCAATCTTTCCAAGAACAAGTTTCTGAACTGTTGCTCCGTCACCGCAGTTTGTTGGATGTCTTATCCAAAACAGGACAGACAAACGCCTCCGTTGTTCGCTCTGTCACAAAAGCTGTGACTGAATGCGGCTGTATTGAGCTTCATGCTACCAAGCAAGATTTTGAGCCTGGCATAGATCTAGAGCAAGCTAAGGACACCATTCGTAAACATGTCCAAGGAGAACTGTGCGAGAACTGCCGCGACGCTATTACCAATGAATTGGGCCGTAACCTTTTTTATATGTCTGCATTATGCAATCTATTAGGAATTAATATGGATGAAGTGGTTGAGCGGGAATCAAAGAAATGTTCTACGCTGGGATTGTTTAACCTATCCTGATCATCACAACCCTCCCAAACCCTCCCTTGTCCTAAGGGAGGGCCCCAAGGGCCTGCTGCCCTTTGGATACCCGCCTTAAGTAACGTTGGAGGGATAGAAGTGCTCCTGCATCGCTGTCCCCTTTGGGGGATGCGCTAGGGTTGGTACGTGGCACGCTTTTCCCCCTTCGGGTACGTCTTACTTTTGGATCTCCTGGGCTACCAGGGAAAACATGCTGCAGACACTACTACTATCGAAGCACCCGAGTACTTTGGGTGGGTAGAGTCGCTTTCACCCTACGGGTACGCTCTACTCTCGCGCTCCTGCAAGTAACATCTGACGCTGTCCCTTTGGGGATGCGCTAGCTTCGTCAGCGAAGAAAAATTCTACATATGTAACTCAACAATAAAAGGCATTGATCGTTCCGCTACGCGGTGATCAATGCCTTTTTTGAATAAGAAAAGTATTAGTGCTTGGAACGGTAGACTTCTTCGGAATCGTCTTCATGACGACTTTTTCTA
Above is a window of Paenibacillus segetis DNA encoding:
- a CDS encoding NYN domain-containing protein, with amino-acid sequence MREMRDVLLVDGYNMIGGWPELAALSRIGLQEARDRLLERLADYQAFSGIRTIAIFDAYRVPGLGKSFAQNQLEVHFTKEKETADECIERLVRELSHKRRQIYVATSDMVEQHVIFGQGALRISARELLTQVEKSEKEVQIKIAERIDKSSRNRIDDKLSPEVRRMFEKWRRE
- the rlmB gene encoding 23S rRNA (guanosine(2251)-2'-O)-methyltransferase RlmB; this translates as MEDQEWIAGKHSILEALRAGRTINKIWVAEGAQKHLTQPILAEAKKQGIIVQFVDKRKLDQLVPDVQHQGVVAQAAPYAYASVEDLLAKATEQGQPPFLLILDEIEDPHNLGSILRTAECTGVHGVIIPKRRSAAVTATVSKTSAGAVEYVPVARVTNLAQCIDELKEAGVWVVGTDVDTKDEMYERGGNVLTGPVAIVIGNENKGMGRLIREKCDVLLKLPMTGRLNSLNASVAAGVVMYEVLRRRRAEG
- a CDS encoding Mini-ribonuclease 3; the protein is MSNGSENLDNNSPLWFPEVPSKPARLLPPLALAYIGDAIFEVAVRQRVMARPNLRPHHLHGQSTKYVSAKAQAKLLSLIEPKLTEDEKDVVRQGRNAKSGVPKNANVIDYRHATAFESLVGYLYYTGAHDRLRDLISSGFDLLENEDQA
- the cysS gene encoding cysteine--tRNA ligase, with product MAIQIYNTLTRQKEEFVSQDPGKASVYVCGPTVYGYIHIGNARPMIFFDIVRSYLENQKYEVNYVVNFTDVDDKLIRKAEEMNTTVPEVAETFIAAYYADLEGLGIPRATANPRVTDNMGIIIEFIEDLERKGFAYENGGDVFFRTNKFESYGKLSGQNIGELQFGIRIDVDERKENPEDFVLWKAAKPGEIRWSSPWGEGRPGWHIECSAMSRHLLGDTIDIHGGGQDLQFPHHECEIAQSEVVTGKPLARYWMHNGYINIDGEKMSKSLGNGVLVKDLRSNYKREALRYFMLTTHYRNQLNFTDDTMEQAERSVERITIAVGNLRHRLETAVSGNGEVTPEWEAKMNHIGTTFHAKMQDDFNTPDAITAIFEWVTEVNTLLQQPNVNRADLEAAQELFAEMNGILRIVADVEPDLLDQDIENLIAERSEARKSKNWARADEIRDLLDAQGILLEDTPQGMRWRRK
- the cysE gene encoding serine O-acetyltransferase; translation: MFKRMRSDIQAVFDNDPAARSRFEVIFTYSGLHAIWSHRMAHYFYRHRWFTIARVISQVSRFFTGIEIHPGAKIGNRLFIDHGMGVVIGETCEIGDDVVIYQGVTLGGSGKEKGKRHPTIGNNVVIGSGAKVLGSFKIEDQCNIGANSVVLKEIPFNSTVVGIPGKIVRQGGKRLDRLSHQMPDPVVDAMGLLQREIEGLQLEIEGLKQQLQGVPFSKE
- the gltX gene encoding glutamate--tRNA ligase, which encodes MTEVRVRYAPSPTGHLHIGNARTALFNYLFAKHHGGKFIIRIEDTDVKRNVEGGEENQFKYLKWLGMEWDESVDVGGEYGPYRQTERLDLYRQYWQDLLDRGLAYRCYCTEEELEQEREEQIARGEMPRYSGKHRNLTPEQCAAFEAEGRQASIRFRVPEGRTFTFDDLVKGPISFESDVSGDFVIVKKDGIPTYNFAVALDDHLMKITHVLRGEDHVSNTPRQLMIYDALGWEPPIFGHMTLIVGDNHKKLSKRDESVIQFIEQYDELGYLPEAMFNFIALLGWSPTGEEEFFTKEELISIFDANRLSRSPALFDKQKLAHLNNHYIKNADPERIAKLAIPHLQKASLLPSVLTPEQEDWANTLVALYQEQMTSASDIVELSDLFFRTHLELDEEAKTVLSETQVPVVLSAFLNKVKELAPFTAENIAAAIKEVQKETGFKGKGLFMPIRVALTGQMHGRDLNKTIYLLGQEVTMERLALQISQLEG
- the ispF gene encoding 2-C-methyl-D-erythritol 2,4-cyclodiphosphate synthase, which gives rise to MITVGQGFDVHELVEGRPCIIGGVTIPFEKGLMGHSDADVLLHAVSDAILGALGLGDIGRHFPDTDPNFKDADSLKLLEQVWVMAKERGYRLGNLDATIIAQRPKMAPYIPQMVEIIAGALESQPQKVNVKATTTEQLGFTGRGEGIASQCIVCLIADVLSS
- the ispD gene encoding 2-C-methyl-D-erythritol 4-phosphate cytidylyltransferase, whose protein sequence is MNTGTGVIVVAAGRGTRMGSKESKQYLMLQDKPIVIHTLEVFERHPLITEIVLVTGAQDVERCLSWIHEYGITKKIKVIPGGAERQHSVYQGLLHISTPWVLVHDGVRPFVTEQQVTSCYEAAVNHGASVLAVPVKDTVKQVDGQGWVTATPDRRSLWAIQTPQAFRRSDLIRAHGMAEAEGFTGTDDSMLIERLGIPVMVVEGSYTNIKITTPDDLDYAEFVRMKKEQKGEDMT
- a CDS encoding PIN/TRAM domain-containing protein, whose protein sequence is MMKKGLLSVVVLCGAWFGYTVSGMIDFFPQPLRTWFVGMSPALSHLILAATGAFLFLFLFSIGVGAFSARIRKLVEALAVIPMNEMAAGSAGLTAGLLLSLMIYPVLSLLGPMESFAKFAISALLGYIGLTVGLEKKEELSSFWKSGKWGSGAEGKERRLEEHKILDTSVIIDGRIADICKTGFIEGTIVIPEFVLEELQHIADSSDLLKRNRGRRGLDILNKIQKELDVQVMIYEGDFEEISEVDSKLVKLAKVLQGKVVTNDFNLNKVCELQGVSVLNINDLANAVKPVVLPGEEIMVQVIKDGKEHGQGVAYLDDGTMIVVEGGRDYIGSITEVLVTSVLQTSAGRMIFAKPKLLEKAQ
- a CDS encoding MazG nucleotide pyrophosphohydrolase domain-containing protein — its product is MNTSSLQSFQEQVSELLLRHRSLLDVLSKTGQTNASVVRSVTKAVTECGCIELHATKQDFEPGIDLEQAKDTIRKHVQGELCENCRDAITNELGRNLFYMSALCNLLGINMDEVVERESKKCSTLGLFNLS